The Kribbella sp. HUAS MG21 genome includes the window CGCCGCTCGCGACCAGCTCGGCCTCGAAGTCGTTGATCTGGTCGTACCGCTTGCTCCACACGGCCGGCGTGACCAGCTCGCGGACGCGGGCGATCAGCACGTCCTCGTAGTGCGACCGGTCGAAGATGCCGATCAGCCCGTACCCGGGGACGGCCTGCCGGATCCGCCACAGGAACCCGCGGCGCTTCTCGGCCGGCGTCGGCGCCTTGAACGAGGTGATCTTCAGGCCCTGCGGGTCCATCAGTCCCGCGCCGTGCCGGATCACGCCGCCCTTGCCGGAGGTGTCCATCCCCTGCAGCACCAGGAGGATGCTCCGCTCACCCCCGCTGCGCCCCTCGGCGAACAGCCGCTCCTGCCAGTCCGACACCTCGGCCCCGAGATTCTCCAGCGCGAGCTTGCCGTCCTCCTTGGTCCCGCTGAACCCGGCCGTCGCACGCGTGTCGTACGTCGTCAGATCCACCGGCCCGGCCGGAACCCGCAACAGCTCCCGCAGTCCCCCATCGGCCGTCTGCTCGGCCGATGCCGTCACGGCCGGTTCGTGAGCGACCTTCTGGCCCTTC containing:
- a CDS encoding PPK2 family polyphosphate kinase → MAKQKKGQKVAHEPAVTASAEQTADGGLRELLRVPAGPVDLTTYDTRATAGFSGTKEDGKLALENLGAEVSDWQERLFAEGRSGGERSILLVLQGMDTSGKGGVIRHGAGLMDPQGLKITSFKAPTPAEKRRGFLWRIRQAVPGYGLIGIFDRSHYEDVLIARVRELVTPAVWSKRYDQINDFEAELVASGVTLVKCYLHISPEEQRLRLDARLDDPTKHWKYNPGDVDERMLWPDYMEAYHAAIERCNTPQAPWYVVPSDRKWYRNWAVTTILLETLKELDPQWPTADFDVAKEKKRLAAT